CGACCCGCAAGTCTACGCCGTCGGCATCAAAGAGCTGTGGCGCGTCCCCAACCGGCTCAAGGCCGGCAGCGTCATCCACACGCTCGGCGCGCCGTTGTGGAACACGTTCGGCGGCGGCTGGATCTACGGGATGACCGGCGACGTCATTGACATCGGCCTCGTCACCGGCCTCGACTACGCGGACCCGACGACCGACCCGCACGACAACTTCCAGCGTTTCAAGCTGCACCCGGCAATCCGCACGCTGCTCGAGGGCGGCGAGATGATCCGCTACGGCGCGAAGGCGATCCCGGAAGGCGGGCTGCACGCGATGCCGCGCTTCTACGCCGACGGATTGTGCATCGTGGGCGACTCGGCCGGCTTCCTCAACGGCTTCCGGCTCAAGGGAATTCACCTCGCGCTGAAGTCGGGGATGATGGCTGCGGAAGCGGTCTTCGACGCGCTGCAAGCCGACGACACCTCGGCGGAGAAGCTCAAGGCGTACCAGGACAAGTTCTTCGATTCGTGGGCGCACGAGGAGCTGCACCTCGCGCGCAACTTCCACCAAGGCTTCGGCGGCGGGATCTGGGGCGGGCTCGTCAACGCGCAGCTCAGCTTGATGACCGGCGGCCGCGGCTTCGGGATCAAGGACAAGCTCGCCGGCGAGTACGGCCATGAGCGGATGAAGAAGCTCTCTGAATTCACGCCGACGCAGCGGACGCACCGTGTCGTCCCCGACGGGAAGCTGACGTTCGACAAAGTGACCGACGTCTTCAAGAGCGGCACGATGCACGACGAGGACCAGCCCGCGCACCTGCACGTCGCCGACACGAACATCTGCGCGGAAAAGTGCACGGTCGAGTACGGCAACCCATGCAAGTACTTCTGTCCCGCGGCCGTCTACGAGCCGCAGTTCACGAAAAAAGACGGCGCGCCGGCCGAAGGCCGCCTGCAGATCAACTTCTCGAACTGCGTCCACTGCAAGACGTGCGACATCATGGACCCCTACCAAATCATCACCTGGGTCCCCCCGCAAGGCGGCGAAGGTCCCGTCTACACGGGAATGTGATCACCGTTTGATTGATTTCGAGTGGGACGCACGAAAGGCTCGCACAAACGCCGCGAAACACGGGGTAACGTTCGAGGAAGCCGCGACGGTGTTTCGCGATACGCTGGCTATAACGGTGCCTGACGACCGTTTCGCCGAGCAGCGCTGGTCGACCATTGGGATGTCAGGATATAATAGGCTTCTCGTGGTCGCCCACGAGGACCACGGTCAGCGGATCAGAATCATAAGTTCCCGGCCGGCGACACGTCATGAGCGAAAGCAATATGAGCAAGGCTGATATCCCCAAAGAAGTCGATTTTCGTGGCGGAAAGCGCGGCGTTTATGCAGCACGCTATGCGGCCGGAACAAACATGATCGTCCTGGATCCCGACGTCGCGCGGCGCTTCAAAACGTCGGACCAGGTGAACCGCGTCCTCCGTACTTTCATTGACGCGGCCGCTGAAATTGCTCCGCGTCGACATCAGAAAGTGCCGAAGTCGTCTGCGAGACAAATGGCAAAACCTAAACGCGCAGCGCGCGGATGACGTTCTCGTTGTCCACGCCGGGGACTCATCGCGCAGCTGGAGGTCAAAGGAGACCCTAATGCGCTTGCCTTCTTTGCCCCGGCGCGGCATGACGGAGCCGGCCACCGCTGCCGCGAAGCACCCGGCGTGACAGTCACGGTGAACGGCGAAGCGCGCGAACTCGCCGATGGCACGACGCTCGATTCGCTCCTCGAAACGATCGGCGTGCGCCGCGACGGCACCGCCGTCGCGCTCAACGACGATGTCGTGCCGCGCGCGCAGCACTCCGGCGTTGTGCTGCGCGCGGGAGACCGCCTCGAGATCATCGTCGCGGTCGCGGGAGGCTGACGGATGCAAGCTGAGACCAGCACCGACGCCCTGCGGATCGGCAAGTACGAGTTTCGCTCGCGCCTCTTCGTCGGCACCGGCAAGTACCCGTCGCTCGAGGTGATGCAGGCGGCGCACGCCGCGAGCGGCGCCGAGGTCGTCACCGTCGCGATCCGCCGCATGCACCTCGACGACAAAAGCGGCAAGACGCTGGTCGATTACATCGACCGCGGCAAGCTGACGGTCCTCCCGAACACCGCCGGCTGCTACACCGCCAAGGACGCGGTGCTCACCGCCAAGCTTGCGCGCGAAGCGCTCGGCACCGACTTGATCAAGGTCGAAGTGATCGGCGATGCGCAGACGCTCTATCCGGACACGCAGGGAACGATCACCGCGGCCGAAGAGCTGGTGCGCGACGGGTTCACCGTACTGCCGTACATCATCGACGACCCGGTCGCGTGCAAGCGGCTCGAAGACGTCGGCTGCGCCGCGGTGATGCCGCTCGCCGCGCCGATCGGGAGCGGCCTCGGCGTCTGCAACCCGTACTCGATTCGCATCATCAAGGAGCGCGCGACCGTCCCGGTCATCGTCGACGCCGGCGTCGGCACTGCGTCCGACGCGACGCTCGCGATGGAGCTCGGCATCGACGCGCTGCTGATGAACACCGGAATCGCCGCGGCGGCGGATCCGGTTCGCATGGCGCGCGCGATGAAAGCCGCCGTCGAAGCCGGCCGCGACGCATTTCTCGCCGGCCGCATGCCGAAGCGGCTCTACGCGAACGCGTCGAGCCCGATGCAAGACCTGATCGCCACGAAACACGCCGAGCGAGCATGAGCGGCGCACCGCGTTACTGACCGCTCGTCGCGCTCACTTTCGGCGCGCGACGACGAACCAGTGGACGCGGCCGCTGATCTCGTCGGTGGCGTGGGCCCAGCGGCCGACGATCTCGTCGACCTCGGCCTCTTCCAGCGACTCGATCTCGAAGCCGAAGAGCAGCTCGAGCGCGCCGT
This portion of the Candidatus Eremiobacterota bacterium genome encodes:
- a CDS encoding thiazole synthase, whose amino-acid sequence is MQAETSTDALRIGKYEFRSRLFVGTGKYPSLEVMQAAHAASGAEVVTVAIRRMHLDDKSGKTLVDYIDRGKLTVLPNTAGCYTAKDAVLTAKLAREALGTDLIKVEVIGDAQTLYPDTQGTITAAEELVRDGFTVLPYIIDDPVACKRLEDVGCAAVMPLAAPIGSGLGVCNPYSIRIIKERATVPVIVDAGVGTASDATLAMELGIDALLMNTGIAAAADPVRMARAMKAAVEAGRDAFLAGRMPKRLYANASSPMQDLIATKHAERA
- a CDS encoding BrnT family toxin → MDFEWDARKARTNAAKHGVTFEEAATVFRDTLAITVPDDRFAEQRWSTIGMSGYNRLLVVAHEDHGQRIRIISSRPATRHERKQYEQG
- the thiS gene encoding sulfur carrier protein ThiS; protein product: MTVTVNGEARELADGTTLDSLLETIGVRRDGTAVALNDDVVPRAQHSGVVLRAGDRLEIIVAVAGG
- a CDS encoding electron transfer flavoprotein-ubiquinone oxidoreductase translates to LWFLTDTGKIQAPFTPPVMNNHGKYVASLSNLTKWLAAKAEEAGVDVFPAFPGQELLWDGDRVVGVRVGDKGVAHDGSHKSNYEPGPDLMAKVVVLGEGPRGTLTKAAIQRLRLDEGRDPQVYAVGIKELWRVPNRLKAGSVIHTLGAPLWNTFGGGWIYGMTGDVIDIGLVTGLDYADPTTDPHDNFQRFKLHPAIRTLLEGGEMIRYGAKAIPEGGLHAMPRFYADGLCIVGDSAGFLNGFRLKGIHLALKSGMMAAEAVFDALQADDTSAEKLKAYQDKFFDSWAHEELHLARNFHQGFGGGIWGGLVNAQLSLMTGGRGFGIKDKLAGEYGHERMKKLSEFTPTQRTHRVVPDGKLTFDKVTDVFKSGTMHDEDQPAHLHVADTNICAEKCTVEYGNPCKYFCPAAVYEPQFTKKDGAPAEGRLQINFSNCVHCKTCDIMDPYQIITWVPPQGGEGPVYTGM